The Zeugodacus cucurbitae isolate PBARC_wt_2022May chromosome 4, idZeuCucr1.2, whole genome shotgun sequence genome includes the window ATTAGTTGTCaaatgtaatttgttgttggtaATGAGAGAAGAAAAGTacacgaataaataaataagaaggaGTGAATAGGAGCATTAAGTTTATACTTAACAAACATTTATGTGAATAGCTGAATATGTATAAACACTCAAGTGTATAATCGGTTTTTGTAGTTGAAAAGTAACCAGTTTCTGCACTTAACATTTTATGCTTTGCACACAAATTtcgaataaacaaataatagacGAATCTAACTGACCTACGCCTATCGTTTATGCATTTTGGATGCGTTGGATAATTCgttattcttttgttttattcgcctaatatttgtataaaacaacTTGAAGTATTCGATCTCCAGTAAATGTGTTGGATCATAGCGTTGGCATGAGGGTACTCAGAACGAACCGaccataagaaaatatttatccaaTTTGGAGCAATAACActgtgacaagacaagacattgaTAGATGAGTCTTATTATTGAAAGAAACGTTAAATGCTTGCCTAAGAGTCAAAATTTAAGCATAGATTACAGAGAATTGAGATAgagggaaaaaacattaaaaaaatggattaaatttcagttttttcgacatattggctataaggacacaaaaaacattgattttggggtttacagtcatctaagaacttaaagacggacttattctgagaagctttgccaaagaaagtttaccaaaaaagtcaacattaaacaagttagagaccgaagaaaaatgtgcctttctcttacaatgggcaactttgatgaaaaaattgaacaaaaatttttgtataaaaccatgattgtaactcaaaagagtaatgatgcagttcgattcgtaggacccgaaatagggggaaaccgtcgaacttggtcttgtcttttttttttgactatcacagtgtaattgACTGAGGGATGCTTTTATTGTGTTAATGAACACAAAAACCCCAAGTGAACTTGCTTGAGATTTATATCACTCAgatgatatattattttattatctacatatatttaccaTCAACACAAGATCACAAACTATATTGACGGAGGGCTTATTTGAAGTAGTTTAATCTAAAACTAATATCTAATACCgttaaattcaatatatatcAATCTACACAATCTGCATTCATATTTGGATATCAACaggaaatatgaaaattctAATATCAGATGTATTTTGGCTATATGAAGTACTGCTCCAATTTTATCCAGATCAAATTATTAGTAGGAAAAGATATCGCCctaatttcattaagatgtctAAACTGCCCGATAGTTTTGATAAAAAGTCATTCATAGGCACTCTTGTTAAATTTGGACAGGTGGTTGccaatttaagaaatttcacataaatgtCGTCGGTGGCATGCCTATTTGATGATTTTTATATCGATTCACATGAAAATCTATTGTACCACCTAACGGTCATAGCTATTATACTCAGCGCAGCATACGTCGATAATGAAAATATGCGTAATCCACCATCAATAATTCATATTATtcacttcattttcaacatcatTATTCTCTAACCTACTTATTCTAGTTTCTGGTTCTCGTAAGAAGTTTAACCGGCAAACAATTACATAGTAGGCCCGTAAATATCTCTCACGATCTAATATCACATGTAGTAGTCCCAAGCAATTAATGTGTTTTTTGAAGGATGTCAAGTGTGGCATGCTTATCAACTTAGTTGccttttcaaaaaagtatttgcCGACGCCTGAACAGACTTGTTGTATttcattaaacaattattttatttttgtaaattgacAAGTTTATACTAGCTTTTCTCGGTTGTGACGGAAAATCTAAGTGCTGTTTATTCTATCCTGTAAAAGCTTTGATATTTCAATGGTATATGTATGGTTAGGGTCCGTAGacggaaataatatttataaatctgaaTCATATTTGCCTTTATCATaccaataaaatgtaataaaaatactgTTTCtaaaattgcaataatatttatgcAGTTCTTTTTAACTCGCATAATATATGGGTTCATTAATGGTGGACAAAGTGAGCAACAGGAGCAGCAACGACCGATTTTACAACAGGTGTAGCATGGACCACTGGCACCAAGGGGGAAACCACAGACTTTACAACTGGAACGTGGTGAACTACTGGGGCTGAGTATGTCTTTACTATTGGAACCACAGGAGCGGAGTAAGTCTTCACAACGGGGACGATGGGTGCAGCATGAACCACTGGGACAACTGGAGCAACAGCTTTTACGATAGTTGTAACAATATGTGCATTGTTGTGCACTTGAGTGATGCTTTGGTGAGATGTGGCAGATGGAACGGTGTGTACAACGGCACCTACTTTGGTCACAACGGGGAATACAAAAGTATTACAGCTTTTGCGGACAACGTTTGCGTTTGAATTGAACTGATTGAGAATTGTATTCCTTGATTTCTCGAAATTATTTGGTtaactattttttctttaagcAAAATGAAGCAAGTCTTTTAAGGTaatgatttcacaaattttcaaaaatttaattgaaagataCATAAATGTAAACACTCGTATTAGTCTACCGGCAGGTGGCTACTTGCGTACACATCTTTTATTCGTtgcttaagaaaataaaaaatgacaaTTACACTGCCGTATGTTGGTCAGCTTTTCCTTTCTATAATCGGTACATCTAGATGCAAGGAATAGTTACTTAgtgtaaaatgtaaatttcgACCGTTTTCGAAAACTGGAACTTCAAACTTGAACTTAAATACTACAACATGTCTAGAATGTTGTAGTAAAATTTCAGCTCCTTCAATCTGACGACGTTATGATCCCCAAGGTTGTTTTATCGTTACCCAAAACttgaaacgcgtttttctcaaaactgtgttttcagagtctttttttattttcacctcAGATAATCCTGCTAAGAGTTATGTCACAACCCCGAGAACTCGCAAGAAATGACCCGACAATGGCAGGTAATGCATACAAAGCTTCAGTATCTAATATTAAATGGGTGTCTTtagataatacaaaatttgaacaaaatattaaattgtaccCTATTGATTTGGCGCTTCTTTCTGTCTATGAATTGCAGCTCCTGTTCTTATTTCATCCTTTAATCCGTTCGTGATTCGTGTGTATTGACCATTGATTACGCTATTGGTACAATCCATGACCGTGTCACTGGTTCTGTCAAATTCTCACTACATTATTTTAATGATTGTAATATTAGCcaatttcataaatttgaaatttgcctTTTCAGGCTGGTTAAAGAAATAAAtcgacatttttctttgcagacATTAAACACCTTGAACAATCTATATTCTTGCCCAGTCGGAGACTTATTCTTAGCGAATTAATAAGCACTGTCTAATATTGCATTTAAGTGTTTAGTAACCAGATACGGGGAATGATCGTTACGACACCCTGTCAATGAAAACTATTACGTTGAATTCTTAATTGTTTACAGATGTTTCGATCATTTCGACGTCATCATGTAGGACAGTATCAACACATTTACCAATAGGATTCTCATGATGCCAGATGGTTACATGTTCGGATGTTGAtgattaaacaaaaaactaataataataggACCGCTCCATGTAGCAATAAAGCAAGTAATATACTGGTAAAACACTGGTAACAAATAGTATTTGTTGTTTCATACTAGGTCAGCATATTGATAAGATACCTTCCATGGATTGTCAATATTTTGTGAGAAATTTGTTTCTCATGACAGTTTTTGAATCTCCAATAATCGATACTATGCATCCCTCCAAATCGTTAATGCAGCCGGTTCGCAGTAACTAacactgtatttattttaattaattttgtataaactTTAGATTCACGATATTTAATAAACTCTCCGAGTTTTGCTTGGTATGGTAAaatcttatatatttattcaacaaATTCCCGATCACAGTAATAGATTTAGTGATGTACAATATGGGCAACAGGAGCTGCAACAACAGTCTTGAATACTGGAGCTGCATGGACCAATGGTACAACGGGGGCAACAACAGACTTCACTACTGGAACATGATGAACTACGGGTGTGTGGTAGGTCTTGACTACTGGAACCACAGGAGCGGTGTAGGTCTTCACAACTGGGGCGATGGGTGCAGCATGAACCACAGGGACGACTGGAGCTACAGCTTTCACGACAGGTGTAACAATATGGGCATTGTTGTGCACTTGAGTGATGCTTTGGTGGGAGGTGGCAGATGGAACGCTGTGTACAACGGCACCTACTTTGGCCACAACGGGTTGAGGGATGAAACCAGGAGCAGCGGTGGCGATAGCGAAGAGAGCGGCGAAGGTAATCTGCGATGGAAGAATTGATTATTACGACTTTTCTTAATCCAACGCTAATTATAACTTacgtatttgaacattttgctTTTTTGGTGCTTGCGATGTTAACTACAAGAAAACTGTGTGGAAACTGATTTTTCAACGTCCCTTACAGTCTATTTATAAGAATTCTTTCGCACGTATAAAATTTGGCATACAGTTGCTGTTATCTTTTGCTAATCATGTTAACCCCTTTGATGTTTTTGTTTAGTTTAAACCAAGTTGTTGCAAATATCAATGCCCCGTTGGCCAGCATTGAACTTGAACCCTTCTCTAGGCAAACATTGAGCAGCAACAAACAACCAGTTTTTACGTTATGCAACCGTAAGCACCGCTATTCTGCTCAATAATCCAATGTGATTGGCAGCGCATGCGCTTTAGACGCTACACTCTTTTTAAAGCCTATTATCAATAAGCCTATAATAAATAAGTCAGCAGTGCGCACAAGTAGAGTAACAAATATCAAAGCATGgaataagaaattattattgacAGTGATGGATTACAACGTAGAACACGCTCTAGACGAACCTTAGATGCCCACAATTTGGTCGCTTGCTCACAAGTTCCACGCtaatcttcgaaaattttcttgCCAAACTTTTTGAGAAATACAAGGTTAATTgtgtattaaacaaaaaattcattgttatcaaaataaaaatagaacacgttttataaaaataacggCAAAATATAAAGTATCGGAAAATCAAAAAGTTCATTACGGTTGCACTTATTTccacaaacaattttaaaggtcTTTGGCCACTTGTTGGCTGTTTTTCTGTTATTCGTTCAGCACTGGGAGTTGTGTttgaattgtattaaaatagcAACTCATTGCAGTGCTATGGATACATTAtactatttatcaattttagcAACACTGGTCTACACAAATTTTCACCAATTCGAACGAGTATACATTGTGAATCTctaaaattaaaccaaaaaactgATGAGATGGACTTTGAGTCAGAATGTGTGTGTCGTAATACCTTTTATATTGACGGATTGctcttgtaataataataattgtaat containing:
- the LOC105214430 gene encoding A-kinase anchor protein 14, encoding MFKYITFAALFAIATAAPGFIPQPVVAKVGAVVHSVPSATSHQSITQVHNNAHIVTPVVKAVAPVVPVVHAAPIAPVVKTYTAPVVPVVKTYHTPVVHHVPVVKSVVAPVVPLVHAAPVFKTVVAAPVAHIVHH